From Sediminibacterium sp. TEGAF015, a single genomic window includes:
- a CDS encoding WbqC family protein: MSILLIEYQYFGTVDYYKTLFQFSNIKFEEYESYQKGSFRNRTLIPGANGVMNLSVPLQKGRDQKALFREIKIDYREKWIVQHMRALDASYNRAPFYEYYRDGIREMLSQEEMYLMSLDRKLVAWVLKMLKAKPVISATDEFIHVVEQDTVDARNTILPSKNPDWDLPEYDQVFKDRIGFKPHMSILDLLFCNGPASAGLLKSSNSRF, translated from the coding sequence ATGAGCATATTATTAATTGAATATCAATATTTTGGAACAGTTGATTATTATAAAACTTTGTTTCAGTTTTCAAATATAAAATTTGAAGAATATGAAAGCTATCAAAAAGGAAGTTTTCGAAACAGAACCCTTATTCCGGGGGCCAATGGAGTGATGAATTTATCTGTCCCCCTGCAAAAGGGGCGCGACCAGAAAGCACTTTTCAGAGAGATAAAAATTGACTACCGGGAAAAATGGATTGTTCAGCATATGAGGGCATTGGATGCCAGTTACAACCGGGCTCCCTTTTATGAATATTACCGGGATGGAATCCGGGAAATGCTGAGTCAAGAAGAAATGTACCTGATGAGCTTGGACCGAAAACTGGTCGCATGGGTTTTAAAAATGCTGAAAGCGAAACCTGTAATTTCTGCAACAGACGAGTTTATTCATGTGGTAGAACAGGATACGGTTGACGCCCGTAATACTATTTTGCCCAGCAAGAACCCGGATTGGGATCTGCCGGAATACGATCAGGTCTTTAAAGATAGAATTGGCTTTAAACCCCATATGAGCATATTAGATTTACTTTTTTGTAATGGTCCAGCTTCTGCTGGTCTATTGAAAAGCAGCAATAGCCGATTTTAA